One genomic region from Terriglobales bacterium encodes:
- the lepA gene encoding translation elongation factor 4, giving the protein MDRHYIRNFAIIAHIDHGKSTLADRLLELTGALSAREMQEQVLDAMDLERERGITIKAHAVRMMYTAQDGQTYQLNLIDTPGHVDFSYEVSRSLASCEGALLVVDASQGVEAQTLANSYLAINHGLEIIPVINKIDLASADIARCKQQIEQAVGLDTADALLVSAKTGQGVPEVLEAIVKRVPPPKGSPATPLQALVFDSWFDPYRGVCVLARVVHGTLRRGQKIRLWSNGKVFEVETLGVLTPKPVEVEQLTAGEVGFLFANIKNVADSKIGDTITDEARPAIEPLPGFEEIKPMVFAGMYTVDAHEHTQLRDALEKLRLNDSSFFFEPESSAALGFGFRCGFLGLLHMEIIQERLEREFSLDLITTAPSVRYKITRTDGQVVEVDNPAKWPPQSEIKKIEEPVILATILTSEEYVGGILKLVEEKRGRQKAFEYVSASRVMLNYELPLNEIVLDFYDRLKSVSRGYASLDYHLSGTWESPMVKLDILVAGEPVDALSLIVHRDFAYERGRALASKMRELIPRQMFEVAIQAAVGGKVIARETVPAIRKNVLAKCYGGDITRKRKLLEKQKEGKKRMKRIGRVDIPQEAFLAVLRVGEGEK; this is encoded by the coding sequence ATGGACCGCCATTACATCCGCAACTTTGCCATCATCGCCCACATCGACCACGGCAAGAGCACGCTGGCCGACCGGCTGCTGGAACTGACCGGGGCGCTTTCCGCACGGGAGATGCAGGAGCAGGTGCTGGACGCGATGGACCTGGAGCGGGAGCGCGGCATCACCATCAAGGCGCATGCCGTACGCATGATGTACACGGCGCAGGATGGGCAGACCTACCAGCTCAATCTGATCGATACGCCCGGCCACGTGGACTTCTCCTACGAAGTTTCGCGCTCGCTGGCGTCGTGTGAGGGCGCCCTGCTGGTGGTGGACGCGTCGCAGGGCGTGGAGGCCCAGACGCTGGCCAACTCCTACCTGGCCATCAATCACGGCCTGGAGATCATTCCGGTGATCAACAAGATCGACCTGGCCAGCGCCGACATCGCGCGGTGCAAGCAGCAGATCGAGCAGGCGGTGGGATTGGACACGGCCGATGCGCTGCTGGTGAGCGCCAAGACCGGGCAGGGCGTGCCGGAAGTGCTGGAGGCGATTGTGAAGCGGGTGCCTCCGCCCAAGGGCTCGCCGGCGACGCCGCTGCAGGCGCTGGTGTTCGATTCCTGGTTCGATCCGTACCGCGGGGTGTGCGTGCTGGCGCGCGTGGTACACGGCACGCTGCGGCGCGGGCAGAAGATCCGCCTGTGGTCGAACGGCAAGGTGTTCGAGGTGGAGACGCTGGGCGTGCTGACGCCGAAACCGGTGGAAGTGGAACAGCTCACGGCGGGCGAAGTGGGCTTCTTGTTCGCCAACATCAAGAACGTGGCCGACAGCAAGATCGGCGACACCATCACCGACGAGGCGCGGCCGGCGATCGAGCCGCTGCCCGGCTTCGAAGAGATCAAGCCCATGGTGTTCGCCGGGATGTACACGGTGGACGCCCATGAGCACACGCAGTTGCGCGACGCGCTGGAGAAGCTGCGGCTGAACGATTCTTCGTTCTTCTTCGAGCCGGAGAGCTCGGCGGCGCTGGGCTTCGGCTTCCGCTGCGGCTTCCTGGGGTTGTTGCACATGGAGATCATCCAGGAGCGGCTGGAGCGGGAGTTCAGTCTCGATTTGATCACCACCGCGCCCAGCGTCCGCTACAAGATCACCCGGACCGACGGCCAGGTGGTGGAGGTGGACAATCCGGCGAAGTGGCCGCCGCAGAGCGAGATCAAGAAGATCGAAGAGCCGGTGATCCTGGCCACCATCCTGACGTCGGAAGAGTACGTGGGCGGCATCCTGAAGCTGGTGGAGGAGAAACGCGGGCGGCAGAAGGCGTTCGAGTACGTGAGCGCGTCGCGCGTGATGCTGAACTACGAGCTGCCGCTGAATGAGATCGTGCTGGACTTTTACGACCGGCTGAAGTCGGTGTCGCGGGGCTACGCCTCGCTCGATTACCACCTTTCCGGAACCTGGGAGTCGCCCATGGTGAAACTGGACATTCTGGTGGCGGGCGAGCCGGTGGATGCGCTTTCCCTGATCGTTCATCGGGACTTCGCTTACGAGCGCGGACGGGCCCTGGCTTCCAAGATGCGCGAGCTGATCCCGCGGCAGATGTTCGAGGTCGCCATCCAGGCGGCGGTGGGAGGCAAGGTAATAGCCCGCGAAACCGTTCC
- a CDS encoding TonB-dependent receptor — translation MRVALKWMLVVMAVCAVGWAQLPTSTLNGTVTDPQGAVVSGAKVTLTQTGTGTTRVLTTGTDGNYTFANLTPGDYSMRIEAQGFATQETKDLHLDVGIARTFNVSLKVAQAGEVITVSSQEAGLELTQSQVQGLIGSNTVESIPLNGRNFLELAYLLPGNRPATNYDPTKTNTLEVSSAGAFGRGGNITVDGGDNNDEVVGGTLANFPQDGVQEFQIATNRFTAEVGRSGSSIINIITKSGTNVWHGSGFFFFRHKALQGRDALLRDQPKPPFDREQFGGSLGGPIKRDKAFWFVSVEDRNQDAAVPVGERDLANYATCSVTQSSECIIRTAAAAPLDDVLLNSRADFKLTDDDNLFIRYAFNRSLEVANGSLSLGVGSAANRQSSLNRFNSIVTDWTRQIGNNKINDLMFHVDLFINEIPSFDENTPLTDPAGIAAGHEIRFLSGGLQDGANFRIPQRTRMNRYQIKDNFSWTAGKHTIRFGGEWQNAGSDVVFDLFGSGSIFTVEDFGSQDRNNDGVINDLDIPVLLTVLGTAPNRPPTAPYYRNNYFGLYFQDDWKVASNLTLNLGLRWDFDDDVLGEGPLSQPCADPTVLTTTAGCVWLRSVLGPHNAPKFHNFGPRFGFAWDPFKKGTTVVRGGYGIYYDRVVIEVPILEVLVDGRVLQIGALGGSTCNGGGDCFQANALFDPGTPTLDNPFVGTPGSIPLGGFNFVDNNVRQPLVHQFSFGVQHQIGRNWVISADGVHNFGQRLLTGRFLRAGTSLIPSIPLIVDPSSGFPGPCPASGGVDPCAVTDPATGIQDRIQLIASAAKSWYSGLLASLQKRPTGSGAWKWGFNVNYTLSKSYNFANDDQIPFNAAEDAVNLNFGTNNPRIEKGYSPTDERHRFVFYGIFEMPWQISFSPILTISSSVPMDPFVPELNSRLPILQRNSLGRDIRTGAELKAAVARWNALTPCLDPTTTAPSARIFPCRAGGLLTVNIPDNEEFGDGFNSLDFRVTKTWTFAERHNFQFITEVFNVFNSTNIRGFNNRNFSGFNNAITSSGFNTPLQTAGRFFGSGGARALQFAVRYSF, via the coding sequence ATGCGTGTCGCACTGAAATGGATGCTGGTAGTGATGGCAGTGTGCGCGGTGGGCTGGGCGCAGTTGCCGACTTCCACCTTGAACGGAACGGTGACGGATCCGCAAGGCGCGGTAGTCAGCGGAGCCAAGGTCACCCTGACGCAGACCGGGACAGGAACCACCCGGGTGCTCACCACCGGGACGGATGGCAACTACACCTTCGCCAATCTGACACCTGGCGATTACAGCATGCGGATCGAGGCCCAAGGCTTCGCCACGCAGGAGACCAAGGACCTGCACCTGGACGTGGGTATCGCCCGGACGTTCAACGTTTCCCTGAAGGTAGCGCAGGCCGGAGAAGTCATCACGGTCAGCAGCCAGGAAGCGGGCTTGGAACTCACGCAGTCGCAGGTACAGGGTCTGATCGGGTCCAACACCGTGGAGAGCATCCCGCTCAACGGGCGCAATTTTTTGGAGTTGGCGTATCTGCTGCCCGGGAACCGGCCGGCGACGAACTACGATCCCACCAAGACCAACACGCTGGAAGTTTCTTCGGCGGGGGCGTTCGGGCGCGGCGGCAATATCACGGTAGACGGAGGGGATAACAACGACGAGGTAGTGGGGGGCACGCTGGCCAACTTCCCGCAGGACGGCGTACAGGAGTTTCAGATCGCCACTAACCGATTCACGGCCGAGGTAGGCCGGTCGGGCTCGAGCATCATCAACATCATTACGAAGTCGGGAACCAACGTCTGGCACGGCTCGGGATTCTTCTTCTTCCGCCACAAGGCGCTGCAGGGGAGGGATGCGCTTTTGAGAGATCAGCCGAAGCCGCCCTTCGATCGTGAACAGTTCGGGGGATCGCTGGGTGGCCCGATCAAGCGGGACAAGGCCTTCTGGTTCGTCTCTGTGGAGGACCGGAACCAGGATGCAGCCGTGCCGGTAGGGGAGCGTGACCTTGCCAATTACGCCACCTGCAGCGTTACCCAGTCGTCCGAGTGCATCATCCGCACGGCCGCAGCTGCGCCGCTGGACGATGTGCTGCTGAACTCGAGGGCGGACTTCAAGCTGACGGACGACGACAACCTGTTCATCCGGTACGCTTTCAACCGCTCGCTGGAAGTAGCCAACGGCAGCCTGTCGTTGGGGGTCGGGTCGGCCGCCAACCGCCAGAGTTCGCTGAACCGCTTCAACTCCATCGTGACCGACTGGACGAGACAGATTGGGAACAACAAGATCAATGATCTGATGTTCCATGTGGATCTGTTCATCAACGAGATTCCATCCTTCGACGAAAACACGCCGCTCACCGACCCTGCGGGGATAGCCGCCGGGCACGAGATCCGCTTCCTGTCGGGCGGCCTGCAGGACGGGGCCAACTTCCGCATTCCGCAGCGGACGCGGATGAATCGCTATCAGATCAAGGACAATTTCTCCTGGACGGCAGGCAAGCACACGATCCGCTTCGGTGGAGAGTGGCAGAACGCGGGGTCGGATGTTGTGTTCGACCTGTTCGGCAGCGGCAGTATCTTCACGGTCGAGGACTTCGGCAGCCAAGACCGCAACAATGACGGCGTCATCAACGACCTGGACATTCCGGTCCTGCTGACCGTTCTAGGCACGGCGCCCAACCGTCCGCCGACGGCTCCCTACTATCGCAACAACTACTTCGGTTTGTACTTCCAGGATGACTGGAAGGTGGCCTCGAACCTGACATTGAATCTGGGCCTACGCTGGGATTTCGATGACGATGTACTGGGCGAAGGCCCGCTCAGCCAACCGTGCGCGGACCCGACGGTTCTGACCACCACCGCGGGCTGTGTATGGTTGAGGAGCGTGCTGGGCCCGCATAATGCTCCGAAGTTCCACAACTTCGGCCCCCGCTTCGGGTTTGCCTGGGATCCCTTCAAGAAGGGAACCACCGTGGTGCGTGGCGGCTACGGGATTTACTACGACCGCGTGGTGATCGAGGTGCCCATCCTGGAAGTGCTGGTGGACGGTCGGGTGCTGCAGATCGGCGCCTTGGGTGGATCCACCTGCAATGGCGGTGGGGACTGTTTCCAGGCCAACGCACTCTTCGACCCGGGCACGCCGACACTGGACAACCCGTTCGTGGGAACGCCGGGTTCGATCCCGCTCGGCGGTTTCAACTTTGTAGACAATAACGTGCGGCAACCGCTGGTGCACCAGTTCAGCTTCGGTGTGCAGCATCAGATCGGCCGGAACTGGGTGATCTCTGCGGATGGAGTCCATAACTTCGGGCAGCGGTTGTTGACTGGGCGCTTCCTGCGGGCCGGGACCAGCCTGATTCCCTCCATCCCGCTGATCGTCGATCCCAGTTCGGGCTTCCCCGGTCCGTGCCCGGCCTCCGGCGGAGTCGATCCGTGCGCGGTCACCGATCCGGCGACGGGCATTCAGGACAGGATCCAACTGATCGCGTCGGCGGCCAAGTCCTGGTACAGCGGTTTGCTGGCGAGCCTGCAGAAACGACCCACGGGCAGCGGGGCGTGGAAGTGGGGCTTCAACGTCAACTACACATTGTCGAAGAGCTACAACTTCGCCAACGACGATCAGATCCCCTTCAACGCCGCGGAAGACGCGGTCAACCTGAACTTCGGCACAAACAACCCGCGGATCGAGAAAGGCTATTCGCCCACGGACGAGCGTCATCGGTTCGTCTTCTACGGCATTTTCGAGATGCCCTGGCAGATCAGCTTTTCGCCGATCCTGACCATCAGCTCGAGTGTGCCCATGGATCCGTTCGTACCGGAGCTGAACTCGCGCCTGCCCATTTTGCAGCGCAACTCGCTGGGCAGGGATATCAGGACGGGGGCGGAATTGAAAGCAGCCGTTGCAAGATGGAACGCGCTAACGCCTTGCCTCGATCCAACAACTACGGCTCCCTCAGCGCGCATCTTTCCCTGCCGTGCGGGAGGATTGTTAACGGTCAACATCCCGGACAACGAAGAGTTTGGAGACGGCTTCAACTCGCTCGATTTCCGTGTGACGAAGACGTGGACCTTCGCCGAGCGCCACAACTTCCAGTTCATCACGGAGGTGTTCAACGTCTTCAACAGCACAAACATTCGGGGTTTCAACAACCGGAACTTCTCGGGCTTCAACAACGCCATCACCTCGTCCGGTTTCAACACTCCCCTGCAAACTGCCGGGCGGTTTTTCGGGTCGGGCGGGGCGCGGGCGCTGCAGTTCGCGGTGCGGTACAGCTTTTAA
- a CDS encoding Maf family protein, with protein sequence MPLILASASPRRQELLRNAGIGFTVKSADVPERRRARESPLAFARRLAREKAAAVFARHPQDFVLGADTIVVVGGEILEKPRNAADARRMLRRLSGRSHRVITAVCLLGPDVEDVRARTTRVTFARLSAAEIRDYVATGEPLDKAGAYAIQGLASRWATRIEGCYFNVVGLPVPMVYAMLRRHGVV encoded by the coding sequence ATGCCTCTGATTCTGGCTTCCGCTTCGCCGCGCCGTCAGGAACTCCTGCGCAACGCCGGCATTGGCTTCACGGTGAAGAGCGCTGATGTCCCGGAGCGCCGCCGGGCGCGCGAGTCGCCGCTCGCCTTCGCCAGGCGCCTGGCGCGCGAGAAGGCTGCCGCGGTCTTTGCCCGCCACCCGCAGGATTTCGTGCTCGGCGCCGACACCATTGTGGTCGTGGGTGGTGAAATCCTGGAAAAGCCGCGCAACGCTGCCGACGCCCGCCGCATGCTGCGCCGCCTCTCCGGCCGCAGCCATCGCGTCATCACCGCGGTGTGCCTGCTTGGACCCGACGTGGAAGACGTCCGCGCCCGGACCACGCGCGTCACCTTCGCCCGGCTGTCGGCGGCCGAGATCCGCGACTACGTAGCCACCGGCGAGCCCCTCGACAAGGCCGGCGCCTACGCCATCCAGGGCCTCGCCTCCCGCTGGGCCACCCGCATCGAGGGCTGCTACTTCAACGTGGTGGGCTTGCCGGTTCCTATGGTCTACGCCATGCTACGCCGGCACGGCGTGGTTTGA
- the tatA gene encoding twin-arginine translocase TatA/TatE family subunit: MGKIGMPEIILLLALALLIFGAGRLSELGKGLGEGIRNFKSALKEGEKEGEKKS, encoded by the coding sequence ATGGGCAAAATCGGCATGCCGGAAATCATCCTGCTGCTGGCGCTGGCGCTGCTGATCTTCGGCGCGGGCCGTCTTTCGGAGCTGGGCAAGGGACTGGGCGAAGGCATCCGCAATTTCAAGAGCGCCCTGAAGGAAGGCGAAAAGGAAGGCGAGAAGAAGAGCTAG
- a CDS encoding M20 family metallopeptidase: MHGTLVTKGGATGGLSDLLAYFRERQPQMTETLRKLVEMESPSNDKAAADRLAAHLAETFERLGGRTRLHRAEQFGDHVEAEFAGGAGKPVLLLGHYDTVWELGTLASMPFRIADGRAYGPGVYDMKAGITLMMYALEGLLETRGALPRPVRLLLVSDEEVGSESSRAITEGLARESAAVLVLEPATGPEGAVKTSRKGVGEYRVKITGIPVHAGIEPQKGASAIHELARQIARIEKFNDYERGLTVNVGVIGGGTRTNVVAAEAWAAVDVRVARMSDAPRIERKFRSLRPKDERCKLEVTGGVNRPPMERTEGVATLYELARELARGLGVDLKESATGGGSDGNFTAALGVPTLDGLGGLGDGAHARHEQVVLDALPWKAVLVAGLIASVKD, encoded by the coding sequence ATGCATGGAACACTCGTAACAAAAGGTGGCGCGACCGGCGGCTTGTCCGATCTGCTGGCCTACTTCCGCGAGCGGCAGCCGCAGATGACGGAGACGCTGCGCAAGCTGGTGGAAATGGAGTCGCCCAGCAACGACAAGGCGGCGGCGGACCGTCTGGCCGCCCATCTGGCGGAGACCTTCGAACGCCTGGGCGGGCGGACGCGCCTGCATCGCGCCGAGCAGTTCGGCGACCACGTGGAGGCGGAGTTCGCCGGCGGCGCGGGCAAGCCGGTGCTGCTGCTGGGCCACTATGACACGGTGTGGGAGCTGGGCACGCTGGCGAGCATGCCGTTCCGCATCGCGGACGGACGGGCCTACGGGCCGGGCGTGTATGACATGAAGGCGGGCATCACGCTGATGATGTACGCGCTCGAAGGATTGCTGGAGACACGCGGCGCGCTGCCGCGTCCGGTGCGCCTGCTGCTGGTCTCCGACGAAGAAGTCGGCAGCGAATCGTCGCGGGCCATCACCGAAGGGCTGGCGAGGGAGTCGGCGGCGGTGCTGGTGCTCGAACCCGCCACCGGTCCGGAAGGTGCGGTGAAGACCTCGCGCAAGGGAGTGGGTGAGTATCGCGTGAAAATCACCGGCATCCCCGTGCACGCCGGGATCGAGCCCCAGAAGGGCGCGAGCGCCATCCACGAACTGGCGCGGCAGATCGCCCGCATCGAGAAATTCAATGACTACGAACGGGGTTTGACGGTGAACGTCGGTGTGATCGGGGGCGGAACGCGGACCAACGTGGTGGCCGCGGAAGCGTGGGCGGCGGTGGATGTGCGCGTGGCGCGCATGAGCGACGCGCCGCGCATCGAGCGCAAGTTCCGCTCGCTGCGGCCCAAGGATGAGCGCTGCAAGCTGGAAGTGACCGGCGGCGTGAATCGTCCGCCCATGGAGCGGACCGAAGGGGTGGCGACGCTCTACGAATTGGCGCGCGAGCTGGCGCGCGGTCTCGGCGTGGACCTGAAGGAGTCAGCCACCGGAGGCGGTTCGGACGGCAACTTCACCGCGGCGCTTGGCGTGCCCACACTGGATGGGTTGGGAGGATTGGGCGACGGCGCCCATGCCCGCCATGAGCAGGTTGTGCTGGACGCATTGCCCTGGAAGGCGGTGCTGGTCGCCGGACTGATCGCCTCCGTCAAGGACTGA
- the fabZ gene encoding 3-hydroxyacyl-ACP dehydratase FabZ translates to MTDHAKTELAEAPAEPRSVLSIAEIQKILPHRYPFLLIDRVIDLTRKQRIVAIKNVSVNEPYFAGHFPGQPIMPGVLIVEAIAQAGGALLLTEVEDRDDKLMVFTGIERARFRRPVLPGDQLRIEVEVTAWRMTAVRMQGKAYVDGKLACEATVSCALVDRRRAQPAAEAGEPEG, encoded by the coding sequence ATGACCGATCACGCCAAGACCGAGCTGGCGGAAGCGCCCGCCGAGCCGCGCTCCGTGCTCTCCATCGCCGAGATCCAGAAGATCCTGCCCCATCGCTATCCTTTCCTGCTCATCGATCGCGTCATCGACCTTACGCGCAAGCAGCGCATCGTTGCCATCAAGAACGTGAGCGTGAACGAGCCCTACTTTGCCGGCCATTTCCCCGGCCAGCCCATCATGCCCGGCGTGCTCATCGTGGAAGCGATTGCGCAGGCCGGCGGCGCTCTGCTGCTCACCGAAGTGGAAGACCGCGACGACAAGCTCATGGTCTTTACCGGCATCGAGCGCGCCCGCTTCCGCAGGCCCGTGCTGCCCGGCGACCAGCTCCGCATCGAGGTCGAGGTGACGGCCTGGCGCATGACCGCCGTCCGCATGCAGGGCAAGGCCTATGTCGACGGCAAGCTGGCCTGCGAGGCCACCGTGAGCTGCGCGCTCGTCGACCGGCGCCGCGCGCAGCCTGCGGCCGAAGCCGGCGAGCCGGAGGGATAG
- the lpxA gene encoding acyl-ACP--UDP-N-acetylglucosamine O-acyltransferase yields MKLETPTSIHPTAIVDPGAVIPATCRIGPYCVIGPDVEMGEHCELISHVAMQGPTRMGSHNRIFPFASVGLDPQDLKFTPGEKTRLEIGDHNTIRECVTIHRGTQGGGGVTRIGSHTLIMAYTHIAHDCIIGDHAMLANAATLAGHVTVEDWAVVGALCPVHQFVRIGTHAYIGGGTTITQDVLPFSLTSAKREVHAYSFNKVGLERRGFSPERIRRLHHAYKVLLASKLNTAQALAKLKGEGDLGEDVSLLIRFIESSQRGIIK; encoded by the coding sequence GTGAAACTCGAGACTCCAACCAGCATCCATCCCACCGCGATCGTCGATCCCGGCGCCGTTATTCCCGCTACCTGCCGCATCGGACCGTACTGCGTGATCGGGCCGGACGTGGAAATGGGCGAGCACTGCGAGCTCATCTCCCACGTGGCCATGCAGGGACCGACGCGCATGGGCAGCCACAACCGCATCTTCCCTTTCGCCTCGGTCGGCCTTGATCCGCAGGACTTGAAATTCACGCCCGGGGAAAAGACCCGCCTGGAGATCGGCGATCACAACACCATCCGCGAGTGCGTCACCATCCATCGCGGCACCCAGGGCGGCGGAGGCGTCACCCGCATCGGCAGCCACACCCTCATCATGGCCTATACGCACATCGCCCATGACTGCATCATCGGCGACCACGCCATGCTGGCCAATGCCGCCACCCTCGCCGGCCATGTCACCGTCGAGGACTGGGCTGTGGTCGGCGCCCTCTGTCCCGTGCATCAGTTTGTGCGCATCGGGACGCACGCGTATATCGGGGGCGGCACCACCATCACCCAGGACGTCCTGCCCTTTTCGCTCACCAGCGCCAAGCGCGAAGTCCACGCCTACAGCTTCAACAAGGTCGGCCTGGAACGCCGCGGCTTCAGCCCGGAACGCATCCGCAGGCTCCATCACGCCTATAAGGTTCTGCTGGCTTCGAAACTCAACACCGCTCAGGCGCTCGCGAAGCTCAAAGGCGAGGGTGACCTCGGCGAAGACGTCTCCTTGCTCATCCGCTTCATCGAGAGTTCGCAGCGCGGGATTATCAAGTAG
- the lpxI gene encoding UDP-2,3-diacylglucosamine diphosphatase LpxI (LpxI, functionally equivalent to LpxH, replaces it in LPS biosynthesis in a minority of bacteria.), whose protein sequence is MPDRLGLIAGNGRFPLLVLEAAVSRGAEVVVAAIKEETWPEIESRGAAAVHWLSLGELSRLIDTFKQAGVTRAVMAGQVKHKQIFSSIKPDWRLAKLLLSLRSRNTDAIIGAVANVLADEGIVLMDSTAYLEPLLARNGVLTKRKPTAEEAADIAYGRGVARHLAQHDIGQTVVVAGAACVAVEAMEGTDAAILRAGEIMKSLEGSASTLRRSLTVVKVAKPGQDMRFDVPVVGLPTIDAMCRAGATCLALDAGKCLLLDGDAMLHAADDAGIAIQADVP, encoded by the coding sequence ATGCCTGACCGTCTCGGTCTCATTGCCGGCAACGGCCGCTTCCCGCTCCTGGTGCTGGAGGCCGCGGTCTCTCGGGGCGCCGAAGTGGTGGTAGCTGCCATCAAGGAAGAGACCTGGCCGGAGATCGAATCGCGCGGCGCGGCCGCCGTCCACTGGCTGTCGCTCGGCGAACTCAGCCGCCTCATCGACACCTTCAAGCAGGCGGGCGTCACGCGCGCCGTGATGGCCGGCCAGGTGAAACACAAGCAGATCTTCTCTTCCATCAAGCCCGACTGGCGGCTGGCGAAGCTCCTGCTCTCGCTCCGCTCGCGCAACACTGACGCCATCATCGGGGCCGTCGCCAACGTGCTGGCCGACGAAGGCATCGTCCTCATGGATTCCACCGCCTATCTGGAGCCCCTGCTGGCACGCAACGGCGTGCTCACCAAACGCAAGCCCACCGCCGAGGAAGCTGCGGACATCGCCTACGGCCGCGGCGTCGCACGCCACCTGGCGCAGCACGACATCGGGCAGACTGTAGTCGTGGCCGGCGCCGCCTGCGTCGCCGTCGAAGCCATGGAAGGCACCGACGCCGCCATCCTGCGCGCCGGCGAGATCATGAAGAGCCTCGAAGGCTCTGCCTCCACCCTGCGGCGCTCTCTCACCGTGGTGAAGGTCGCAAAACCCGGTCAGGACATGCGCTTCGACGTCCCCGTCGTCGGCCTGCCCACCATTGACGCCATGTGCCGCGCCGGCGCCACCTGCCTCGCCCTCGACGCCGGCAAATGCCTGCTGCTCGACGGCGACGCCATGCTCCACGCCGCCGACGACGCCGGCATCGCTATCCAGGCCGACGTTCCGTAG
- a CDS encoding DinB family protein, whose protein sequence is MKETIRIADQLQRSYAGGAWHGPSLRQVLAGVDARRAAAHPVPHAHSIWELVLHVTTWNRAVLRRVEGRSVRVSAAENFPKVTDTSAAAWKRAQQALADAHRALHRAVRRIPDSRLGRKVPGKPQTVYFMLHGLVQHNIYHAGQMALLKKARRQ, encoded by the coding sequence ATGAAAGAGACTATCCGCATTGCCGACCAGCTCCAGCGCTCCTACGCCGGTGGCGCCTGGCACGGCCCCTCGCTGCGCCAGGTGCTCGCCGGAGTGGACGCGCGCCGCGCCGCCGCGCATCCGGTGCCGCACGCGCACTCCATCTGGGAGCTGGTGCTGCACGTCACCACCTGGAACCGCGCCGTGCTGCGCCGCGTGGAGGGACGGAGCGTGCGCGTCTCCGCCGCAGAGAACTTCCCCAAAGTCACCGATACGAGCGCCGCCGCCTGGAAGCGGGCTCAACAGGCGCTTGCGGACGCGCACCGCGCGCTGCATCGCGCCGTGCGGCGCATCCCTGACTCGCGCCTCGGGCGCAAAGTGCCGGGCAAGCCGCAAACGGTCTATTTCATGCTGCACGGTCTGGTGCAGCACAACATCTACCACGCGGGCCAGATGGCGTTGCTGAAGAAGGCGAGGAGGCAGTAA